Genomic window (Kosakonia sp. BYX6):
TTTCAGCTAAAGTTCTTTTAGGATTTGTCTCATCTCATGATTAATTCTACCGATTGTTGGTGCCCTAAATGATAAGTGATGTCGATTGTACGAGGTTAGCAATGCCATCAGGAAGTGAAGAGCCACAAAGGGATCCTGAGCTCAAGCGTAAAGCCTGGCTGGCGGTATTTCTTGGCTCTGCCGTGTTTTGGGCAGTCGTTGCATTCTTGGTCTGGAAATTCTGGGGTTAAAATGGCTATAGCGGGTCGATACGAACCAGTTAAGCAAGTGTGTCAGCTTCGTGACACGCCACCGAAAGCAAAAAACAAACCTGTGACCTCTATCCCAGCTTCGTGGAAGCTGACGCCACAGCAGAAAGCTTTTATTGATACATTCGCTGAAGACAACATCAAAAAACAATAAATATATCATCAGAATGAATGTGGGAAATTATCCCGCTATTCATTGATACGATCTTTTGTACTCTTTAATTAATACACAGCATAAATGAATTGAGTAAAGACTCAGTTTTGATGAATAGATTCTCGGGTAATAAATTCATGAGTAATGGTTGCAGAATGAAATATTGGTCGTGGATGGGAGCCTTCTCCGTTTCTCTTCTTTTCTGGGGCGAAATCGTTTGGCTCGCTGTGCAGTAATGAATTGAAAAACCTCGCATCTGCGAGGTTTTTTTATTCCCTGTTTTCCCTTTTGTAGCAATTTTGGTTGTTATCAAAACGTTACGATATGTTTGTGTTATCTTTAATACAGACCCTGAAGAGCATCAGGGTAAAGCTATCCCTGTTATTAAGGAGGAGCACATGTCGTCGACCCTACGCGAAGCCAGTAAGGACACGTTGCAGGCAGAGAACAAAACGTACCATTACTACAGCTTGCCGCTGGCCGCTAAACAACTTGGGGATATTGCCCGTTTACCCAAGTCACTCAAAGTTTTACTGGAAAACCTCCTGCGCTGGCAGGATGACGTTTCCGTTACCGAAGAAGATATCCACGCGCTGGCAGGTTGGCTAAAAACCGCCCATGCCGATCGTGAAATCGCTTATCGCCCGGCAAGGGTGTTGATGCAGGACTTTACCGGCGTTCCCGCTGTGGTTGATTTAGCGGCGATGCGCGAAGCGGTAAAACGCCTCGGCGGTGATACCGCAAAAGTTAACCCGCTTTCCCCGGTCGATCTCGTTATTGACCACTCCGTTACTGTCGAC
Coding sequences:
- a CDS encoding YmiA family putative membrane protein; this encodes MISDVDCTRLAMPSGSEEPQRDPELKRKAWLAVFLGSAVFWAVVAFLVWKFWG
- the ymiC gene encoding small membrane protein YmiC; translated protein: MSNGCRMKYWSWMGAFSVSLLFWGEIVWLAVQ